GTACCGATACAATAGGTGAAGAATATAAGCAAGGACAGGCTCTGACAGTTGCTGTTTTTGATGATGTGAAGTCGATAGATGTTACTGGTACCAGTAAAGGTAAAGGCTTTGCGGGTGCTATGAAGAGGTGGGGTTTTCGTGGAGGTCCAGCTACACACGGGTGTACTACGCCAAGGAGTGCTGGTTCCGTTGGTGCTGGTACAAGCCCAGGACATGTGCATAAAGGTAAAAAGATGGCGGGGAGAATGGGTGGTAAGAGAATTACAGTGAAAAACCTGAATGTAATAAAGGTAGATACGGATAGGAATCTTCTTGTAGTTAAAGGGGCGGTGCCTGGTCCAAATGGTGGATATATAATTATACGAAAGAGTAGAAGCGAATTATGATAAAAGTGCCAGTTTTTGATAGTGATGGAAATTCTTTGGAAGATGCGTCTTTTTCAGAAGAAAGTTTTGGTGGTAAGGTGCGTATGGGGCTATTGAGAGATGTGGTTATTATGCACGAGGCAAATCATAGGAGGGGGACGGCATCGACTAAAACTCGTGGAGAAGTCAAGGGTGGTGGTAAGAAGCCGTGGAAGCAGAAACATACGGGCAGAGCAAGGGTAGGTGATATTCGTTCTCCGATATGGAAAGGTGGTGGAGTTGTTTTCGGGCCTAGACCAAGAGATTACTCTTTTTCTATGCATCGTAAGGCTAAAAAGGTTGCTTTGCAATCTGCGATTTTGTCTAAATTGAAAGATAATGAAGTGGTATTGGTTGATAAGCTTGAATTGGATTCGCCAAGTACAAAGAAAATGGCAAATTTATTAAAAAGTTTGGAAATCAGAGAAGGTTGTCTTCTCGTGATTCGAGAGTTCGATGAAACGATTTGGAAATCTACCAGAAATATTTATAACGTGAAGGTCAGGGTTTCTTCTGACTTGAATGCGTATGATGTGGTAAAATACAAGAAACTGCTAGTGGTTAAAGATGTTTTAGATAATCTGAAATTTGAATAAATTAATCGAAGGTAAATTAAGAAAATATTATTATGGATTATTATCAGATAGTTAAAAAGCCTTTGTCTTCAGAAAAAAGTGTGGGAGATAGAGAATCGTCAAATTCATATCACTTTGAGGTAGATAAAAAGGCAAATAAAATCCAGGTGAAAGAGGCGATAGAGAAGCTGTTTGAAGTAAATGTTTTAACTGTTCGTACTTTAAACAGAATTGGAAAGACAAGGAAATATAGAAATAAAATATACAAAACAAGTGGGTGGAAAAAGGCAATAGTGACTTTGAAAGAAGGAGACCGGATTGACCTTGGTTACTAAAAAGTTATGAAAATTTGAAAGTGTGATATAAATGGGAATAAAACGATACAAACCTACGACTAATGGAAGGCGGCTTGGAACTGTCTCTGATTTTTCAGAGATAACAAGAGTTGCTCCTGAGAAAAAATTATTGCTTCCTGTTAATAAAAAGGGGGGAAGAAATAATGAGGGTAAAATTACCGTCAGGCATCGAGGTGGTGGGAGCAAGAGAAAGTATAGAATTGTTGACTTTAAAAGAGATAAGCATGGGGTTCCGGCTAAAGTTGCCACGATAGAGTACGACCCTAATCGTTCTGCCAACATCGCATTGCTGCATTATCTCGATGGCGAAAAACGTTATATATTGGCACCTGTTGGTTTGGTTGTTGGAAATCAAGTAATATCTGGTGAAAAAGTAGAGCTTCAAACGGGGAATAGTATGCCTCTAAAAAATATTCATTTGGGGATAGAAGTTCACAATATTGAATTAAGGCCTGGAGAGGGTGGAAAAATTGTTAAATCAGCAGGAAGTGTTGCTCGTGTTTTAGCTAAAGATGGTAAATACGTACAAATAGTGCTTCCTTCCGGTGAAGTCAGAAAGATTTTCCATGAATGTAGAGCTACTGTGGGTCGTGTTGGTAATACCG
This portion of the Candidatus Scalindua japonica genome encodes:
- the rplB gene encoding 50S ribosomal protein L2, which encodes MGIKRYKPTTNGRRLGTVSDFSEITRVAPEKKLLLPVNKKGGRNNEGKITVRHRGGGSKRKYRIVDFKRDKHGVPAKVATIEYDPNRSANIALLHYLDGEKRYILAPVGLVVGNQVISGEKVELQTGNSMPLKNIHLGIEVHNIELRPGEGGKIVKSAGSVARVLAKDGKYVQIVLPSGEVRKIFHECRATVGRVGNTDHMGNRLGKAGRSRWKGRRPHVRGTAMNPVAHPLGGGEGRSHGGRHPCSPTGVLAKGGKTRKRKATSNKFIVRKRKSRRN
- the rplC gene encoding 50S ribosomal protein L3, with amino-acid sequence MIAGLLGKKLGMTQIFSKEGGLIPVTLLQAGPCDLLQIKTNENDGYSALQLGFDERKKKRSSKAEIGHCSKVKTGVKRLIREFRTDTIGEEYKQGQALTVAVFDDVKSIDVTGTSKGKGFAGAMKRWGFRGGPATHGCTTPRSAGSVGAGTSPGHVHKGKKMAGRMGGKRITVKNLNVIKVDTDRNLLVVKGAVPGPNGGYIIIRKSRSEL
- a CDS encoding 50S ribosomal protein L23, which codes for MDYYQIVKKPLSSEKSVGDRESSNSYHFEVDKKANKIQVKEAIEKLFEVNVLTVRTLNRIGKTRKYRNKIYKTSGWKKAIVTLKEGDRIDLGY
- the rplD gene encoding 50S ribosomal protein L4, translated to MIKVPVFDSDGNSLEDASFSEESFGGKVRMGLLRDVVIMHEANHRRGTASTKTRGEVKGGGKKPWKQKHTGRARVGDIRSPIWKGGGVVFGPRPRDYSFSMHRKAKKVALQSAILSKLKDNEVVLVDKLELDSPSTKKMANLLKSLEIREGCLLVIREFDETIWKSTRNIYNVKVRVSSDLNAYDVVKYKKLLVVKDVLDNLKFE